The following coding sequences lie in one Nakaseomyces glabratus chromosome K, complete sequence genomic window:
- the ATG18 gene encoding phosphoinositide binding protein ATG18 (CAGL0K10692g~Ortholog(s) have phosphatidylinositol-3,5-bisphosphate binding, ubiquitin binding activity), translated as MPNKAVSIYYLNFNQTGTCISMGTSNGFLIFNCAPFGKFYSEDSGGYGIVEMLFSTSLLALVGIGDQPMLSPRRLRIINTKKHSIICEVTFPTKILSVKMNRSRIVVVLKEQIYIYDINNMRLLHTIEIAPNPEGLVALSCNTDTNLLAYPSPPKVISSDINPNVNTNTINIARSKSEELIANSKDNNLQNKFGTTLEGQQNIDEDKAANGYQVDQNTDTAENDINSGDVIIYDMSTLQPLMVIEAHKGEIAALNFSFDGSLIATASEKGTIIRVFSTSSGAKLYQFRRGTYPTKIYSLSFSQDNRFLSVTCSSKTVHIFKLTKTGEERTSGGADDADSDDSGNENDGDNNSVGNGDVSSLLSDNDIESTREPYVDASRKTMGRMIRNSSQKLSRRAAKTLGQLFPIKVTSILEPSRHFASLKLPTDSNISGNVKTLCSIGNEMEVDKVEYPELFDGQDQGDRTKVTMLPIRVISSEGYLYNYVLDPERGGDCLLLSQYSTAIDQ; from the coding sequence ATGCCTAATAAAGCAGTATCGATATACTACTTGAATTTCAATCAAACAGGAACATGCATTTCTATGGGAACATCAAATGGGTTTCTCATTTTCAATTGTGCGCCCTTTGGTAAGTTCTACTCTGAGGATTCAGGAGGATATGGCATCGTGGAAATGCTCTTTTCTACATCTCTGTTAGCATTGGTTGGAATAGGTGATCAGCCGATGCTATCACCACGAAGGTTAAGGATAATAAACACAAAGAAACACTCCATCATATGCGAAGTGACATTTCCTACCAAGATATTAAGTGTCAAGATGAATAGATCTCGGATTGTAGTGGTGTTGAAAGAGCAAatctatatatatgatattaacAACATGCGTCTATTACATACCATTGAGATTGCCCCAAATCCCGAAGGTCTTGTGGCGTTGTCATGTAACACCGACACTAACCTGCTTGCTTATCCGTCACCACCTAAAGTAATAAGCTCCGATATAAATCCAAATGTGAATACGAATACAATTAACATAGCTAGAAGTAAAAGTGAGGAACTGATAGCGAACAGCAAGGATAATAATCTTCAGAATAAGTTTGGAACAACTCTTGAAGGtcaacaaaatattgacGAAGATAAAGCCGCGAATGGTTATCAAGTGGATCAAAATACAGACACTGCAGAAAATGACATTAATAGTGGTGATGTTATAATATATGATATGAGTACATTGCAACCATTGATGGTAATAGAAGCCCACAAAGGTGAAATTGCTGCTTTAaattttagttttgatGGCTCACTAATAGCCACCGCTTCAGAAAAGGGCACTATTATCAGAGTGTTTTCTACATCATCAGGTGCTAAATTATATCAATTCCGAAGAGGTACGTATCCCACCAAAATATACTCATTGAGCTTCAGTCAAGACAATAGGTTTTTATCTGTTACTTGCTCAAGCAAAACAGTACATATATTCAAGCTTACGAAGACAGGAGAGGAACGAACGAGTGGTGGAGCAGATGATGCAGATAGCGATGATAGTGGCAACGAGAATGATGGAGATAATAACTCCGTTGGTAACGGTGACGTATCAAGTTTGTTAAGTGACAATGATATAGAGAGTACAAGGGAACCGTATGTGGACGCATCTAGGAAAACAATGGGTAGAATGATAAGAAACTCTTCACAGAAGCTATCTAGGCGGGCAGCCAAGACGTTGGGACAACTGTTCCCAATCAAGGTGACATCCATACTAGAACCTTCTAGGCATTTTGCATCATTGAAACTGCCAACCGATTCAAACATTTCTGGAAACGTTAAGACTCTGTGTTCCATTGGGAATGAAATGGAAGTAGATAAGGTAGAATATCCAGAATTGTTTGATGGACAGGATCAAGGAGACAGGACAAAAGTAACAATGCTACCCATCCGAGTCATATCTTCCGAGGGATACCTTTACAACTATGTTCTCGATCCCGAACGTGGAGGTGATTGCCTCTTACTATCTCAGTATTCAACAGCCATAGACCAATAG